GAGACGGACACACCCACTCTAGCATCTATAAAATATTCTTCCACATCAACAGTCTCTATAGTCTTTAACTATATTAAACTAATTGGAAGATATTGAACTAATTGGGGCTAAAATCCATCTGCCATTATTCCTGATGCAACATGCCATACTATTGTATTATGTAAAGGATTGCTTaacattttctgcatttttaggTATTGTAGGTCTCTGGTCACTGGCGATATTAGCCTTTGAAAGGTACATAGTAATTTGTAAGCCCATGGGAGATTTCCGTTTCCAGCAGAGACATGCAGTTATGGGATGTTCCTTCACCTGGATCTGGGCTTTTTTGTGGACATCTCCACCTCTGATTGGCTGGTGCAGTTATGTTCCTGAAGGtaggtgtgtttttttaaatagttttaagGTGTTTTATGATTATCTTTTATTAAAACAACACATTTCAACAAATGGTTACAACAGCAATATTACAAAAGATATTTGTCTACCTAATTGCCCATGCTGACAAATATCATTGTGGCGGTAATGCACATTGAGGTATGTGACAAGcaaataagctttttttttttgcattttagtatGAATTAACATAAAATCAGGTGAAGAAATCTGCACTTTTAGGTCACATTATTAGTATCCTTGTTGTTGTAGTTAACaaacaatgctttttttttttaggtctggGCACATCTTGTGGACCTAACTGGTACACCGGAGGTACCAACAACAACAGCTATATCTTGGCCTTGTTTACAACTTGTTTCATGATGCCACTTACTACCATCATATTTTCATATTCCAACCTGTTACTTGCATTGAGAGCAGTAAGTATATGTTTGCTGTTGTTCACAACCTCAACCAAAAATCTATTGCATCCTTCTTCTTCTTGAGTGGATATCTCTGTCCAGTCCTCTTTAACTGCATAAGGAAGTCCACTTTTTATCTTTTAGGGAAAGAGAGTTTGTTATACACCACTGCATGTACATTGATTTTATACCACATCAGGTCTATCCTGCTTGCATTAACACAGCATTTCTTCATCTAAGAGATATTCAGGATATGTTCATataatttgacaaaaaaatgttgtgtTGTTCAGGGTGTgctcgccttttttttttttcatggactatGTCATAGATTTTGTTGCTGTTCTTCCCCACTGGTGGAAATTGTGGcattgaaaaatgtatgcaaaaaaaTCTTGTGGACCATAAGTtctggtccatggtagcggaatccataatggaattcttagataacctgaactcTGTACGCTGAAATTCAAAACACAAgtccgctcaacactaataataatacaAAGACATATACTTCAAATTCTGAGGGCAATCCAGTCTCTTCCCCTCATTGCCCTATTAGAAATAGTAAAAAGGCAATGAGGGGCAGGGACTGAACCCCCTTTCAGAAGCATATGTCTATGGGGGCCGGGGTTGAAGTCTATGGGAAGCTGCTGTGAGGTGAATAAGCTGTTAACAGGTCtgtgatatatatacatatatatatttattctcacacacacacacacacacacacacaccagcacAAGCACTAACTCCCTGCTACACCTACATAACACACATAGGTTTAACCAGCAGTCAGCACCCTAGTGTGTCCCCCTCCCCCTCTGCGTGTAAGCGACTACATAACTGTCACACAGAATGTGCTGTCTGCTGTTGGTGTCCCTCTGGGATATGGGAATCCCAACAGCTCATAGAGTCAGTGGTCTCCCGGTCAGTGGTCTCCCGGTCAGGAGGTTAGAGCAGTGAAGCGCTGCTAACCTTGCTGgaccctctctctcacacagtgCTCTGCTGCTGTAGCGATACTAGGCAGAGGAAGCAGTAGAGCACAACATATGAAAGGATTTGGTGGGTGGCTGCAGGGCCAAGGATGAAGGGAGACATTGTACTTCGATTGCAAAGGGGTCGGAGCCAATCAGCCTGCCTGGGCCCCTCAAACtcccgggccccatagcaactgcttggtctgccgctatgggcggtacgccagtgGAACAACCCATTACCTTGACAGTAATCAAAGAGAAGTAACTGTTGTCTTTGCTCTACTATTATAGGTCGCAGCTCAACAAAAAGAATCAGAGACAACGCAGCGGGCAGAGCGGGAGGTGACTAGGATGGTTATTGCTATGGTCTTGGCATTTCTCATCTGCTGGTTACCCTATGCTGTATTTGCTATTCTGATGGCATCAAATAAAAATCTTGTTATTGATCCTACCTTAGCATCAATGCCATCATATTTCTCAAAAACAGCCACCGTCTACAACCCTGTCATCTATGTTTTTATGAACAAACAGGTTAGTAACTACACAACTGATCACTGAATTTTTAAATTATAGTAAACcatgggtcagcaacctccaataTACTCTATTTAGTTCTATGGGACTTTTTAAAAGAGCTGAGAGAGTGTGCATGTTGTAGATTTACAACCGATTTTGTGCAGGAGGTTGCTTTTCCCTGTTGTAAACCAATGGCAAAACATAAAGAGGATCTATCACCAAAAAATGCtgtacaatctgcaggcagcaggttataatGCAGGAAGAgtagagcagactgatatattgtTTGTGGGAAAAGTAAAAGCtgtaatatacatataaatacatacaTTTATATCTATGCTTTTTTAGAACTTAAGACAaaccccatgtacagctatcagtgactgacagttatctacagacgtggacaaaattgttggtaccctttggtcaatgaaagaaaaagtcacaatggtcacagaaataactttaatctgacaaaagtaataataaattaaaattctataaatgttaaccaatgaaagtcagacattgtttttcaaccatgcttcaacagaattatgtaaaaaaataaactcatgaaacaggcatggacaaaaatgatggtacccctagaaaacacagaacataatgtgaccaaagggacatgttaattcaaggtgtgtccactaattagcatcacaggtgtctacaaccttgtaatcagccattgggcctatatatatggctccaggtaatcactgtgttgtttggtgatatggtgtgtaccacactcgacatggaccagaggaagcaaaggaaagagctgtctcaagagatcagaaagaaaattatagacaagcatgttaaaggtaaaggctataagaccatctccaagcaactagatgttcctgtgagtacagttgcacatattattcataagtttaagatccatgggactgtagccaacctccctggacgtggccgcaggaggaaaattgatgacaaatctaagagacggataatccgaatggtaacaaaagagcctagaaagacttctaaagagattcaaggtgaacttcatgctcaaggaacatcagtgtcagatcgcaccatccgtcgttgtttgagccaaagtggactacatgggagacgaccaaggaggacaccattgttgaaaacgaatcataaaaaagcaagactggaatatgccaaactacatgttgacaagccacaaagcttctgggagaatgtcctgtggacagatgagacaaaaatcgaagtttttgccaaggcacatcagctgtatgttcacagacgaaaaaatgaagcatatcaagaaaagaacactgtccctactgtgaaacatggaggaggctctgttatgttctggggctgctttgctgcgtctggcacagggtgtcttgaatctgtgcagggtacaatgaaatctcaagactatcaaggaattctagagagaaatgtactagccagtgtcagaaagcttggtctcagtcgcaggtcatgggtcttgcaacaggacaatgacccaaaacacaccgctaaaaacacccaagaatggctaagaggaaaaaattggactattctaaagtggccttctatgagccctgacctcaatcctattgagcatctttggaaggagctgaaacatgcagtctggaaaaggcacccttcaaaccggacacaactggagcagtttgctcatgaggagtgggccaaaatacctgctgagaggtgcagatgtctcattgacagttacaggaagcgtttgattgcagtgattgcctcaaaaggttgcgcaacaaaatattaagttaggggtaccatcatttttgtccatgcctgtttcatgagtttatttttttacataattctgttgaagcatggttgaaaaacaatgtctgactttcattggttaacatttatagaattttaatttattattacttttgtcagattaaagttatttctgtgaccattgtgactttttctttcattgaccaaagggtaccaacaattttgtccacgtctgtatgtatacacacttacacaaagaatgctataaatcactgataacacctcccctgtgtacaaccatcagtgactgacagctatctatgtataaacacttacacagagaatgctatcaatcagtgataacacctccctgtgtacagctatcagtgatgacaactatctctgtatacacacttacagaaaatgctatcagtcactgataagtcCCCCTTTCTTTTTTTGGTAAAGGTTACATTTTGATATCTCTTCTGCAAATTATAAAGCTAGTAATGTCCTTAACACCACGAGCATTCCAATAGGAaggtatttaaagaggacctgtcaccgctcctgacatgcctgttttaatagcttcatgcattccccatgtaataattctggctcATCAATTCCTAttgctgtatgttgtgccattcctatattatatttactagaagttatgaataaattgctattagccttcagtaagggtacagaggggaggtaacaagttgaggagggggggggttgtACCTGCAGAGTCTGATAATGGCAGAACTGATTGggtagagtcagactgtgcatgtacacccccccaactggttacctcccctcggtacccttactgaaggctaatagcaattcattcataacttatagtgcaaataataaaggaatggttcaacggtacaacatacagacataagaatagatgctccagaattgttattacatggggaatgcatgaaactattaaaacaggcaagtcaggagcggtgacaggtcctctttaagcccccTAAGCACCAACCCCTGTGGAACCCAAGCCATCGAAAGCTATTCTTAAAATTGCAGGGTTTACAGTTTCTCAATGGGAATACACAAGCTAGTACCAATTGAAGACTAGTATTGATCAGTTTCTTAATATTCAGATGCACTTTTATTATGTTACaccaagtgatttttttttaacatgcatTATAAGCAACATCACAAGTCCCATTTAAGTGCTCCACTGATGGGTCATTCTATTAGATATGTTCACTGTGCTAATGTTTTGTACTTGTGTTATAGTTTCGAGATTGCTTAACAAAACTCCTTTGTTGTGGGCGCAATCCATTTGGTGAAGATGAAACAAGCACCGCCAGTGGCCGTACGGATGTCACATCTGTATCTGAAGGAGGTGGAAACAAGGTCACACCAGCATAATGTCAATGTGCAAATTGTAGAAACCTGTAAAATTAAAGCTTGTCATCAGCACAGAACCCTTTAACATTGGCTCTGCTCACATTTCTATTGTGGTTTTTGTTATAAATGGAAACTACAGAACATTGTTGGATCCATAAAACAATagcccctataattttttttattgcgtcCATCGGGTTCCATCATGGTCTCCATTATTTTGAAGGGAAGAATGGTATTGCATACATTGCTATTATTTCTGTCAAATATAATGGAATATGCAAGGGAGGCTCATAATGGAGACTGCGACCACTATAGACGTCCCAATGCTAACATGAAGCCTTCTCACCACTACAGCCTGGATGATTGGGAGCCTGTACATGTACTCACATGGCATATTTTCTTAGAGCCCCCAATGGCCACCAAGGTGATGTGTACTTGGTGAATATGTACTCAGTCTCTTAGCATTGTCAGGGTATTGTATGAATTTA
This is a stretch of genomic DNA from Bufo gargarizans isolate SCDJY-AF-19 chromosome 3, ASM1485885v1, whole genome shotgun sequence. It encodes these proteins:
- the LOC122932232 gene encoding pinopsin-like; its protein translation is MHSANMSAQGTPGPFEGPQWPHVAPRSTYLTVAVLMGMVVFLAFFVNGMVIVVSLKYKKLRSPLNYILVNLAVADILVTMFGSTVSFHNNIFGFFTLGKLVCELEGFVVSLTGIVGLWSLAILAFERYIVICKPMGDFRFQQRHAVMGCSFTWIWAFLWTSPPLIGWCSYVPEGLGTSCGPNWYTGGTNNNSYILALFTTCFMMPLTTIIFSYSNLLLALRAVAAQQKESETTQRAEREVTRMVIAMVLAFLICWLPYAVFAILMASNKNLVIDPTLASMPSYFSKTATVYNPVIYVFMNKQFRDCLTKLLCCGRNPFGEDETSTASGRTDVTSVSEGGGNKVTPA